The following are from one region of the Noviherbaspirillum sedimenti genome:
- a CDS encoding TIGR03617 family F420-dependent LLM class oxidoreductase → MKVIARIREPSDDEPDQWVSGPFFERVIQETKLLEEAGFDAIATTESSHDPFVGAMLAAEHSKRAEIWTHIAVAFARNPMNVAYLAHDLQAFSQGRFVLGIGSQVQAHVVKRFSMPWSSPAARMKEFVLALRAIWDCWNNGTRLEFRGEFYSHTLMTPVFMPPPNPSGPPPIMMGAVGPKMTEVAAEVADGIIGHSFASADYMREVSLPVIEKTLAAHGRSRADFQIVHPPFVVAVDDEAELKRRTEMMREHVAFYGSTPAYLGVLEFHGWGDLHPELNKMSKEGRWKEMANLIDDEMLHTFAIIGKPEHAVEEIKRRFTGVVDAVSIRLPQTTEPAVSELVRRLKAA, encoded by the coding sequence ATGAAAGTAATCGCCCGTATTCGCGAACCGTCCGATGACGAGCCGGATCAGTGGGTTTCCGGCCCGTTTTTCGAGCGCGTGATCCAAGAGACGAAATTGCTGGAGGAGGCGGGATTCGACGCAATCGCCACGACCGAATCGAGCCACGACCCCTTTGTGGGTGCGATGCTTGCTGCGGAGCACAGTAAGCGCGCGGAAATCTGGACTCACATTGCGGTAGCGTTCGCGCGCAATCCGATGAATGTGGCGTATCTTGCGCACGATCTCCAGGCATTTTCACAAGGCCGTTTCGTTCTCGGGATCGGCAGTCAAGTCCAGGCGCACGTCGTCAAGCGTTTCTCCATGCCATGGTCTAGTCCGGCCGCGCGCATGAAGGAGTTTGTACTGGCGTTGCGCGCAATATGGGATTGCTGGAATAACGGCACACGCCTTGAATTCCGCGGCGAATTCTATTCTCATACCCTGATGACGCCAGTTTTCATGCCCCCCCCCAATCCATCCGGACCACCTCCGATCATGATGGGCGCTGTGGGTCCCAAGATGACAGAGGTCGCCGCAGAAGTGGCGGACGGAATCATCGGCCACTCATTCGCATCGGCCGATTACATGCGCGAGGTCTCGCTTCCCGTGATCGAAAAAACGCTGGCAGCGCACGGCCGCTCGCGTGCGGATTTCCAGATAGTGCATCCGCCATTTGTCGTAGCTGTCGACGATGAGGCGGAACTCAAGCGTCGCACGGAAATGATGCGCGAACACGTGGCTTTCTATGGTTCGACTCCGGCTTACCTAGGGGTGCTCGAATTTCATGGCTGGGGAGATCTCCACCCTGAGCTCAACAAGATGTCGAAGGAGGGGCGCTGGAAAGAAATGGCTAACCTGATCGATGACGAAATGCTTCACACGTTCGCCATTATCGGTAAACCCGAGCATGCAGTAGAGGAGATCAAGCGACGGTTTACCGGGGTGGTTGATGCTGTGTCCATCCGTCTGCCGCAGACTACCGAGCCGGCCGTTTCCGAATTGGTACGGCGTTTGAAGGCTGCGTAA
- the npdG gene encoding NADPH-dependent F420 reductase yields the protein MIKSTDAGGSAVQVGAQSVYSQCITNHPRIIAVLGGTGNEGQGLALRFAAAGHRVIIGSRDAEKARTAAQQLNGRLERSLLEGSDNQAAVKAADVIILTVPYSVQRTTVEQVSAALGGKILIDATVPLKPPKVSRVQLPEAGSAVAAIQRMLGESVRVVSAFQNVSAHHLQDLDHAVDCDVLVCGDDVNAREVVVGLCGDIGMRGLHAGPIDNSAAAEALTSILISINSRYKSAGAGIRITNLPD from the coding sequence ATGATCAAGAGTACTGACGCCGGCGGGAGCGCCGTGCAAGTTGGGGCGCAGTCTGTGTATTCCCAATGCATCACTAATCACCCACGTATCATCGCGGTTTTGGGCGGAACCGGTAACGAGGGGCAAGGTCTTGCGCTGCGCTTTGCGGCGGCCGGTCACCGCGTGATCATCGGCTCGCGGGATGCCGAAAAGGCGCGTACGGCTGCCCAGCAACTCAACGGCCGGCTGGAGCGCTCGCTATTGGAGGGGAGCGACAATCAAGCGGCTGTGAAGGCTGCGGATGTCATCATTCTGACCGTGCCGTATTCGGTGCAGCGCACTACGGTGGAGCAGGTCTCGGCAGCACTCGGCGGCAAGATCCTGATCGACGCCACCGTGCCGCTCAAGCCCCCCAAAGTCTCGCGCGTGCAGCTACCTGAAGCAGGCTCCGCGGTCGCGGCTATTCAACGCATGCTCGGCGAGTCCGTCCGGGTCGTATCCGCATTTCAGAACGTATCGGCGCATCACCTTCAGGACCTGGACCACGCGGTCGATTGTGATGTCCTGGTATGCGGTGACGATGTCAACGCACGCGAAGTCGTGGTCGGATTATGCGGGGACATCGGCATGCGAGGGCTGCACGCGGGTCCGATCGACAATTCGGCTGCCGCCGAGGCGCTGACCTCCATCCTGATATCGATCAACTCGCGCTACAAGAGCGCAGGCGCAGGAATACGCATCACCAACCTGCCCGATTGA
- a CDS encoding MFS transporter: MKNSNIGSQPEKNDGTRNQDRQFASAFQYKLFRALWVATMLASIATWMQNVGAGWVMLTLTPSPFMVALVQTAVTLPAFILGLPAGVMSDLINRQQLLLWTHAGMFLATGALAAVSHLGLLGPWTLLFLTFTIGCCCAVAITARQVSISDVVPRTALLHALALNSIAYNGARAVGPALAGILLAWLGSTAVFLATASIFAIVVAIQFRIDTPQPRNTATSERAFDAMLTGMRYVWHAPVLHAYFLRAILFMVCASSLWALLPVVSHDRMGFGASGYGLLLGAMGAGAVVFGAMLEPLRRRFSLDVLATASGLVFAAAILISGLSSNTVIVCISLFAGGGAWVINNSIITAAVQTVLPAWVRARAISIYMLVFQGSMAFGGALWGAVASHLNLSATLILAGIMTLCGVLYARRYPLQLGNEADVTPSMHWVEPALWSEPAPDDGPVAVQSVYRVRPEAREEFIHAIHALGITRKRDGASHWQLYRDLADPEIYVERFVVHSWAEHLRQQTRATMTDCISEEIIRKLHSGDQPIRTSHFIAQK; encoded by the coding sequence ATGAAAAATTCGAATATCGGTAGCCAGCCAGAAAAAAATGATGGGACTCGCAATCAAGATCGACAGTTTGCCAGTGCCTTTCAATACAAACTGTTTCGTGCGCTCTGGGTAGCCACCATGCTCGCCAGCATCGCGACCTGGATGCAAAACGTCGGCGCTGGGTGGGTCATGCTTACGCTAACGCCGTCTCCATTCATGGTTGCACTCGTGCAAACCGCTGTCACCTTGCCGGCCTTCATCCTCGGCCTTCCGGCCGGCGTCATGTCCGATCTGATAAATCGACAGCAGTTGCTGCTTTGGACGCATGCCGGTATGTTTCTGGCGACTGGTGCATTGGCAGCCGTTTCGCATCTTGGCCTGCTTGGGCCATGGACATTGCTGTTCCTGACCTTTACCATCGGATGCTGCTGCGCTGTAGCGATTACGGCTAGACAGGTAAGCATTTCGGATGTGGTGCCGCGAACGGCACTGCTGCACGCCCTGGCATTGAACAGCATTGCCTATAATGGTGCGCGCGCAGTCGGCCCCGCGCTGGCTGGCATCCTGCTGGCATGGCTTGGATCCACTGCAGTCTTCTTGGCCACCGCCAGCATATTTGCCATCGTCGTCGCGATCCAGTTTCGCATCGATACCCCTCAGCCAAGAAACACAGCAACAAGCGAACGTGCGTTCGATGCCATGCTCACCGGCATGCGCTACGTGTGGCACGCGCCGGTACTGCATGCCTACTTTTTGCGCGCCATCCTGTTCATGGTCTGTGCGAGCAGCCTGTGGGCACTGTTGCCGGTCGTCTCACATGATCGGATGGGGTTCGGCGCCAGTGGCTACGGCTTGTTGCTAGGCGCCATGGGCGCGGGCGCCGTTGTATTCGGCGCCATGCTCGAGCCGTTGCGCCGCCGATTTTCGCTTGATGTGCTGGCCACGGCATCTGGCCTGGTCTTTGCCGCTGCGATTTTGATCTCAGGGCTAAGCTCCAATACAGTGATCGTCTGCATCTCGCTGTTTGCCGGCGGTGGTGCATGGGTGATTAACAACTCGATCATCACCGCAGCGGTGCAGACTGTATTGCCGGCCTGGGTGCGCGCACGGGCGATCTCGATCTACATGCTGGTATTTCAAGGGTCGATGGCGTTTGGCGGTGCATTGTGGGGTGCCGTGGCCAGCCACCTGAATCTTTCAGCCACACTAATACTCGCTGGCATCATGACACTATGCGGCGTGTTATATGCGCGCCGCTACCCGCTCCAACTCGGCAATGAAGCCGATGTTACGCCCTCGATGCACTGGGTTGAGCCGGCATTATGGAGCGAGCCTGCTCCAGATGACGGCCCGGTAGCGGTTCAGAGCGTATACCGGGTCAGGCCTGAAGCACGGGAAGAATTCATTCATGCGATCCACGCGCTTGGCATTACGCGCAAGCGCGATGGCGCCAGCCATTGGCAACTCTACCGTGACCTTGCCGATCCGGAAATATATGTCGAGCGCTTTGTCGTCCACTCCTGGGCAGAACATTTGCGCCAGCAGACACGCGCCACGATGACTGATTGCATCAGCGAAGAAATCATCCGGAAATTGCATAGCGGCGATCAACCGATTCGAACCTCGCATTTCATTGCGCAGAAATGA
- a CDS encoding IclR family transcriptional regulator yields MGAIVPAAVRTFAVFEIFAREKRELLKSELARFLNLPESSCSDLLSTLEELNYVSRTVSTKRYYPTNRLQAIANAISEHDEFDTLGDKAIALLAERTAETCYMAELDQMEGRIIAAHEGSHSLRYVVQVGDRVAVHATAIGKSLLGQLPAAECGQLLRLNPLRALTASTKTKPDALERELAEGKLRGWHQAIQEGREGLSSFAVAGWIGRRLVGISITGPSDRLEANRETYIDHLLAVGLQAFGAAEADAFADEKNDEGSACQQSQG; encoded by the coding sequence ATGGGAGCCATTGTTCCTGCGGCAGTAAGAACTTTTGCTGTTTTCGAAATTTTTGCCCGTGAGAAACGAGAGCTGCTGAAGTCGGAATTAGCCCGGTTTTTAAACTTGCCGGAAAGTAGTTGTTCTGATTTGCTCAGTACCCTCGAAGAACTCAATTATGTAAGCCGGACGGTTAGCACCAAGCGCTATTACCCAACCAATCGTCTGCAGGCGATCGCCAATGCGATATCGGAACACGACGAATTCGACACCTTGGGCGATAAGGCAATTGCCTTGCTAGCTGAGCGTACCGCTGAAACATGCTACATGGCTGAATTGGATCAAATGGAAGGGAGAATCATTGCCGCGCATGAAGGGAGTCATTCCTTGCGCTATGTCGTCCAGGTTGGTGACCGGGTTGCGGTCCACGCGACGGCAATCGGCAAATCCTTATTGGGACAATTGCCGGCTGCGGAGTGTGGCCAGCTGTTACGTCTGAATCCGTTGCGCGCGCTGACTGCTAGTACGAAAACCAAGCCCGATGCGCTCGAGCGGGAATTGGCGGAAGGCAAATTAAGAGGGTGGCATCAGGCAATCCAGGAGGGGCGTGAAGGTTTAAGTTCCTTCGCGGTCGCAGGCTGGATCGGCCGGCGACTGGTTGGCATCTCCATTACCGGACCCAGTGATCGCCTGGAGGCTAACCGTGAGACTTATATCGATCATTTGCTGGCGGTTGGCCTGCAAGCGTTTGGCGCGGCGGAAGCGGATGCCTTCGCTGATGAAAAAAATGATGAAGGAAGCGCATGTCAACAGTCTCAGGGGTAG
- a CDS encoding CaiB/BaiF CoA-transferase family protein, with the protein MSTVSGVGNLLVVDLGVGMSAALAAKLLADTGARVVRIEPSSGDPFYDVYPAYSTWRSKAQLAQESELQELLLRADVCIVGGESYPGLDRRFDGHELHAAHPHLIVLDLGGAHSMDGVAAPAVDILAQARTGLVYEQFTARPICLASRLPTYGATLVGLIGVWAALLQRRRSGRGELVKSSLEQGVGIFWSAFWIDAERPDTAFSTITPKDCRHLIFECADGGYVQFVMGIPSAVAKLYKVLGIDAVVDPNDRGVPRVGAPIDEYFGNLKLIGAHVIKFERSALLKALWNEGLAAEPVLQPGECWSDPQIEANALIETGRNGCRSVACPIDFAAAASLATQLDAPVAPPGPDEGTGLPLAGVRIIDLGNFVAGPYASRLLGDLGADVIKVQPPSGASTISGYRTVYSSNCNKRGLCINIKSDEGLKILRGLCRTADVVHHNFRVGVAERIGVAPHQLRKVNPNLVTLETSAYGKVGPKSLLAGFDMVMQAWCGHEARAGGIGNPPLWVRSPLVDYAAGAIGAIAILMGLYRREVNGHGVEATVSLLASSLFLQSELIWSPDAGFKGAGSIDKDLTGFHPAESLYRTRNGWIALALRGSAMAFRFTSLLQLHGFSASTADWGDVERSRIGEALRSWDCAELVQALRAHEVWVEPCVQDGWASLTERRNGALGRQFKELLDPHYGRVSGIVGTLVEFGDTATGDRHLRSAPAQGQHTRELLRELGYTPENISKLAASGVVAGADLNNLAAC; encoded by the coding sequence ATGTCAACAGTCTCAGGGGTAGGGAATTTACTTGTAGTGGATCTTGGCGTCGGCATGTCGGCAGCCCTGGCAGCAAAACTTCTTGCCGACACTGGAGCTCGGGTCGTACGCATCGAGCCGTCCAGTGGCGACCCGTTTTATGATGTGTATCCAGCGTATTCCACCTGGCGATCAAAGGCGCAATTAGCTCAGGAATCAGAGTTGCAGGAATTGCTGTTGCGTGCCGATGTCTGCATTGTCGGAGGCGAGAGCTATCCCGGTCTTGATCGGCGTTTCGATGGCCATGAACTGCATGCCGCGCATCCCCATCTGATTGTCCTTGACCTGGGTGGCGCGCATTCGATGGATGGTGTTGCAGCGCCGGCGGTCGATATTCTTGCGCAGGCGCGTACCGGCCTGGTGTACGAACAATTCACCGCGCGTCCAATCTGCTTGGCCTCTCGCTTGCCAACCTATGGGGCTACCCTCGTCGGTTTGATCGGTGTCTGGGCGGCTCTCCTGCAGCGTCGGCGCAGCGGTCGTGGCGAGCTTGTCAAAAGCTCCCTGGAGCAAGGGGTTGGAATTTTCTGGTCGGCTTTCTGGATAGATGCGGAGCGCCCCGATACGGCCTTTTCAACCATAACGCCCAAGGACTGCCGCCACCTGATATTTGAGTGTGCGGATGGCGGCTATGTCCAGTTCGTCATGGGCATTCCCAGCGCGGTAGCAAAATTGTACAAGGTACTGGGCATCGATGCAGTGGTCGACCCGAATGATCGCGGTGTTCCCCGGGTCGGGGCACCCATCGATGAATATTTCGGCAATCTGAAATTGATTGGCGCGCATGTCATTAAATTCGAAAGGAGTGCTTTGCTGAAGGCGCTCTGGAATGAAGGCTTGGCTGCAGAGCCAGTGCTGCAGCCGGGAGAATGCTGGAGCGATCCTCAAATTGAGGCAAACGCTCTCATAGAAACCGGCAGGAATGGCTGTCGGAGTGTGGCTTGCCCAATTGACTTTGCTGCGGCCGCTTCGCTGGCCACGCAACTGGATGCGCCGGTGGCGCCGCCAGGGCCGGATGAAGGGACCGGGTTGCCGCTTGCCGGAGTGCGCATTATTGATCTCGGAAATTTCGTCGCCGGTCCCTATGCGTCACGCTTGCTGGGAGATTTGGGCGCGGATGTGATCAAGGTGCAGCCGCCATCCGGAGCGAGCACGATTTCCGGCTACAGGACGGTCTATAGCTCCAACTGTAACAAGCGAGGCTTGTGCATTAACATAAAGTCCGACGAAGGCTTGAAAATTTTACGCGGGCTATGCCGGACGGCTGACGTTGTTCATCACAATTTCCGTGTCGGAGTTGCGGAGCGGATTGGCGTGGCGCCGCACCAGTTGCGAAAAGTAAATCCGAACCTGGTCACGCTGGAAACGAGCGCTTACGGTAAAGTCGGCCCGAAAAGTCTTCTGGCTGGCTTCGACATGGTAATGCAAGCCTGGTGTGGCCATGAGGCGCGCGCTGGCGGGATTGGCAATCCGCCTTTGTGGGTGCGTTCTCCGCTCGTTGATTATGCCGCGGGTGCAATTGGTGCGATAGCCATCCTGATGGGCTTGTATCGCCGCGAGGTGAATGGCCATGGTGTTGAGGCCACGGTCAGCCTGCTGGCATCCTCTCTCTTTCTGCAATCCGAGCTTATATGGTCGCCAGATGCCGGCTTCAAGGGAGCTGGATCGATCGATAAGGACTTGACGGGATTTCATCCGGCAGAAAGCCTGTACCGGACGCGCAACGGCTGGATTGCCCTTGCGTTGCGGGGCAGCGCCATGGCATTCCGCTTCACTTCGCTCCTTCAGTTGCACGGATTTTCGGCGAGCACCGCGGATTGGGGTGATGTCGAGCGCAGCCGAATCGGCGAAGCGCTGCGCTCATGGGACTGTGCCGAACTGGTGCAGGCATTGCGCGCACATGAAGTATGGGTTGAACCCTGTGTCCAGGATGGCTGGGCCAGCCTGACTGAGCGCCGCAACGGCGCCCTTGGGCGGCAATTCAAGGAATTGCTCGATCCGCATTATGGCCGGGTCAGCGGCATCGTCGGAACGCTCGTGGAATTTGGCGATACAGCGACAGGGGATCGGCACCTGCGCTCCGCCCCGGCGCAAGGCCAGCATACCCGTGAATTGCTGCGGGAACTTGGATACACGCCAGAAAACATTTCGAAACTGGCAGCCAGCGGCGTCGTGGCCGGAGCAGATCTGAATAATCTGGCGGCTTGTTAA
- a CDS encoding DUF1302 domain-containing protein produces MSKSNKRNRDSRLTKRFGGASALLSMLVLGQAYAFSIDTGNDDLVINLDNTIRYNYGKRVAGIDLGGPASTGLRDESEFIFDKGDTILNRVDLFSEFDLSYKNIVGFRVSGSAWFDDAYGSFGKSNPAFAATANYPGNAFTPYVKRYYHGPSAEFNDAFVWANLPVPAGNANVKLGRFGLLWGEAVFGVASANSVAVSMTPGDGQKAAMSPGATAKETLLPLSRLSAVVPLSSALDVSLDYTLEYRASRSSEGGTFFALNDVVTFGPVRNGALLRQEPRENDKGDVSLMLRYQPQWANATLGLVYRRFDDKSLTYTQAGPGFYRLLANRDVQLLGVTANTNIAGAAVGAELSYRKGQGLAGGIDPVTLQPARGETIHGVLNAAKVFNQNALWSTAALQVELSWAHLAKITENAARYQGFAAACANEDITAGCPTKNAYHLSAAFSQSWQQVFPGVDLSLPIVYMIGLKGNAPTAGGAINEGTQILSVGLNAAIYAKHYVALTYTNFDNKHRGTGATYVNNGASANYDKDWLGLSYRYNF; encoded by the coding sequence GTGTCGAAATCGAATAAACGTAATAGAGACAGCCGCTTGACGAAGCGCTTTGGTGGCGCTAGTGCGCTATTAAGCATGTTGGTTTTGGGGCAGGCATACGCCTTTTCCATCGATACCGGCAATGATGACCTGGTGATTAACCTTGATAACACGATCCGGTATAACTATGGCAAGCGTGTTGCAGGCATCGACTTGGGTGGTCCTGCGAGTACTGGGCTACGTGACGAGTCCGAATTTATCTTCGACAAGGGCGATACGATTCTGAACCGCGTCGACTTGTTCAGCGAATTCGATCTATCGTACAAAAACATCGTTGGTTTTCGCGTCAGTGGTTCAGCCTGGTTTGATGATGCCTACGGCAGCTTTGGCAAATCCAATCCGGCATTTGCCGCTACTGCCAACTACCCGGGCAATGCTTTTACCCCCTACGTGAAGCGCTACTATCATGGGCCGTCCGCGGAATTCAATGACGCTTTTGTCTGGGCTAATTTGCCAGTGCCAGCGGGAAACGCAAATGTCAAGCTGGGCCGTTTTGGTCTGTTATGGGGTGAAGCCGTTTTTGGTGTCGCCTCGGCCAACTCGGTCGCGGTTTCCATGACTCCGGGTGACGGTCAAAAGGCAGCCATGAGCCCAGGCGCGACTGCCAAAGAGACGCTGCTGCCGCTGTCGCGTCTGTCGGCAGTCGTTCCTTTGAGTAGCGCGCTCGATGTCTCCCTCGACTACACGCTCGAATATCGTGCAAGTCGCTCGAGCGAGGGCGGTACGTTCTTTGCTCTCAACGATGTCGTGACCTTTGGGCCGGTACGCAACGGGGCATTGCTGCGCCAGGAGCCGCGCGAAAACGACAAGGGCGATGTCAGTCTGATGCTAAGGTATCAGCCTCAATGGGCCAACGCGACGCTGGGACTGGTCTACCGCCGTTTTGATGACAAATCGCTCACCTATACGCAGGCCGGCCCCGGCTTCTATCGCTTGCTGGCAAATCGTGATGTCCAGTTGCTGGGCGTGACGGCAAATACCAATATTGCCGGTGCAGCGGTCGGTGCCGAATTGTCCTACCGTAAAGGCCAAGGCCTCGCCGGTGGTATCGATCCGGTAACGCTCCAGCCAGCGCGCGGTGAAACCATTCATGGCGTGCTGAATGCGGCAAAAGTATTCAACCAGAATGCATTGTGGTCAACTGCGGCGCTCCAGGTGGAATTGTCTTGGGCGCATCTGGCCAAGATCACTGAAAACGCCGCGCGTTATCAGGGGTTTGCCGCTGCCTGCGCTAATGAGGATATCACTGCCGGCTGTCCGACCAAGAATGCTTACCATCTGAGCGCCGCATTCTCGCAGTCATGGCAGCAGGTATTTCCGGGCGTTGATCTGAGCTTGCCGATCGTCTACATGATAGGTTTGAAAGGGAATGCTCCCACCGCCGGTGGTGCTATCAATGAAGGAACCCAGATCTTGTCGGTGGGCTTGAATGCCGCGATCTACGCCAAGCATTACGTTGCCCTGACATACACTAACTTCGATAACAAGCATCGCGGTACCGGTGCCACCTATGTCAACAATGGTGCCAGTGCGAACTATGACAAGGATTGGCTCGGCCTGTCGTACCGTTACAATTTCTAA
- a CDS encoding DUF1329 domain-containing protein — protein MLKKHHALLCGLLAASSASFAVGTSEEAQKLGTELTCWGAPKGASGNIPAWTGSPKAPAGFVPGSGIYPNPFASDKPLFSITAANLAQYADKLGAVQKELLKRYPDYRIDVYPTRRTYDEPKELCDAARKNVLNAKTTPDGLELSGAFGALPFPFPKTGYEVMWNHLMPWRGSAVRSTTDSLYVDRAGRQVHTAKYLMQLIFPYYMPGKDAAWFEKEAESYYYMALGRIVAPASINGEGFVSKYSTKPMTAGDKRWGYQPGQRRVRITPDANYDFPVASAANSMVTDDLQVFYGPMDRFAFKLIGKKEMYIPYNNYDLMIVDKDKLLGKNFLNPDFTRFELRRVWVVEATLKEGYRHIYSKRVFYFEEDNPAVGFSDQYDMSGKLFRSVTAPVIQVYDQNFPFSTAYFSYDLSGGVYHISRLGTDGKILSDKPNPDAFTPQNLQSVLSR, from the coding sequence ATGTTGAAGAAACATCACGCACTGCTCTGCGGGCTGCTGGCAGCATCATCTGCAAGCTTCGCTGTCGGAACATCCGAAGAAGCGCAAAAGCTCGGTACCGAGCTGACTTGCTGGGGTGCGCCGAAAGGCGCATCCGGCAATATCCCAGCCTGGACTGGCAGCCCCAAGGCGCCAGCTGGTTTTGTGCCCGGCAGCGGCATCTACCCCAATCCATTCGCCAGCGACAAGCCGTTGTTCAGCATCACGGCCGCCAATCTGGCGCAGTATGCCGACAAGCTGGGAGCAGTGCAGAAGGAACTGTTGAAGCGCTATCCTGACTACCGCATCGACGTTTATCCGACTCGCCGTACCTATGACGAGCCGAAGGAGTTATGCGATGCTGCGCGCAAGAACGTGCTGAATGCCAAAACCACGCCTGATGGTCTTGAACTGTCTGGCGCTTTCGGCGCGCTTCCTTTCCCGTTCCCGAAGACCGGATATGAAGTGATGTGGAACCACCTGATGCCGTGGCGCGGCAGTGCGGTTCGCTCGACAACCGATTCACTTTATGTCGACCGTGCGGGGCGGCAGGTCCATACAGCGAAATACTTGATGCAATTGATTTTTCCATACTATATGCCGGGAAAGGACGCGGCATGGTTCGAGAAGGAAGCCGAAAGTTACTACTACATGGCGCTTGGACGCATAGTTGCTCCGGCCAGCATAAATGGCGAGGGTTTTGTCTCCAAGTACTCCACCAAGCCTATGACAGCCGGTGACAAGAGATGGGGTTATCAACCTGGTCAGCGTCGGGTCCGTATTACGCCGGATGCAAATTACGATTTTCCAGTGGCTTCTGCTGCCAATTCCATGGTCACTGATGATCTTCAAGTGTTTTACGGCCCGATGGACCGTTTCGCTTTCAAGCTGATCGGCAAGAAGGAAATGTATATCCCGTATAACAATTATGACCTGATGATTGTCGACAAAGACAAGCTGCTGGGCAAAAACTTTCTTAATCCGGATTTCACGCGCTTTGAACTGCGTCGTGTCTGGGTCGTGGAGGCAACGCTCAAGGAAGGCTACCGTCATATTTACAGCAAACGCGTTTTCTATTTTGAGGAGGACAATCCGGCTGTCGGTTTCTCTGATCAATACGACATGTCGGGCAAGCTGTTCCGCTCGGTTACTGCGCCGGTAATCCAGGTGTATGACCAAAACTTCCCATTCTCGACGGCGTACTTCTCTTATGACCTGTCTGGCGGCGTGTACCACATCAGCCGTCTTGGTACTGATGGCAAGATCCTGAGCGACAAGCCAAACCCCGATGCGTTTACGCCGCAAAACCTTCAGTCGGTGCTGTCGCGCTAA
- a CDS encoding YCF48-related protein, whose translation MKILLLGALCITTAAFAAPPASRFVDPLDKQVPMYSHASIAPMLAVTRASNDIVAAGKHGIILTSRDGGTSWKQSKVALEADLVALDFPTPTRGWAVGHDGVVLTSEDAGKTWTKRFDGRSVAKLMHDYYQREMAANPDNLALRDALQQAEALLQDGPDKPFLDVWFKNEKQGFVIGAFNMILATEDGGVTWVPWLERTDNPQLFHLTSIRGDHENVFLVGEQGLMLKLDAATKRFVSLQSPYKGSYSGVAVQGKNVAVFGLRGRAFLSTDGGSAWKPLSTGTSTLLTAGTFLPGSALSLVGEDGTVLVSTDLGDTFKKYECGMGCYSVMPGSGQSLIVAGSRGVRVLPLK comes from the coding sequence ATGAAAATATTGCTACTCGGCGCGCTGTGCATAACGACGGCAGCGTTTGCTGCGCCTCCCGCTTCCCGATTTGTCGATCCGCTCGACAAGCAGGTACCGATGTATAGCCATGCGAGCATTGCACCAATGCTCGCCGTAACTCGTGCCAGCAATGACATCGTCGCAGCAGGAAAGCACGGCATCATTCTTACATCACGGGATGGCGGCACGTCCTGGAAGCAAAGCAAGGTCGCTCTTGAGGCCGATCTGGTCGCGCTGGATTTTCCGACGCCGACACGCGGATGGGCGGTTGGCCATGACGGTGTTGTATTAACGAGCGAGGATGCAGGCAAAACCTGGACCAAGCGTTTCGATGGTCGCTCGGTCGCAAAGCTGATGCACGATTATTACCAGCGCGAAATGGCTGCCAATCCGGATAATCTGGCGCTGCGGGACGCGCTGCAGCAAGCCGAGGCCTTGCTTCAGGATGGCCCCGACAAGCCTTTCCTCGATGTCTGGTTCAAAAACGAGAAGCAAGGCTTCGTGATCGGGGCCTTCAACATGATCCTGGCCACCGAAGACGGCGGGGTCACCTGGGTGCCTTGGCTGGAACGCACCGATAACCCGCAGTTATTCCATCTCACATCAATCCGGGGCGATCATGAAAATGTTTTCCTGGTCGGAGAACAGGGGCTGATGCTCAAGCTCGATGCCGCAACGAAGCGCTTTGTGTCGCTGCAATCGCCCTACAAGGGTTCATATTCTGGCGTCGCAGTGCAGGGGAAGAATGTGGCGGTTTTCGGTTTGCGTGGGCGAGCGTTTCTCAGTACCGATGGCGGAAGTGCATGGAAACCCCTGTCCACAGGCACCTCGACGCTTTTGACCGCCGGGACATTTTTGCCGGGCAGTGCCCTGTCGCTCGTGGGTGAAGACGGTACTGTTCTGGTGAGCACCGATCTTGGCGATACTTTCAAAAAGTATGAATGCGGCATGGGCTGTTATTCGGTCATGCCCGGATCGGGACAATCGCTGATCGTTGCTGGTAGCCGCGGCGTGCGCGTGTTGCCACTTAAGTGA